The Synchiropus splendidus isolate RoL2022-P1 chromosome 8, RoL_Sspl_1.0, whole genome shotgun sequence nucleotide sequence ctgaaGCCGAACGatacacagcagacagtgaagacactgtttcatggagcctCACTTGTAACTCCTCGCTTCAAGGACGGCGATGACGGCAGCTACGCTCTGCACGAGAGCAACACTTTCATCTCAAGAGCCGCGAGTATGGACCGGAGGCGCAGCGTTGATGGCGACTCACAGCGCTTCCATCCGTACCCGCGCCAGCTCAGTGAGGAGGGAGCCGGTTCTCTGACCTGCCTGCCAGAGGTCTACAGGCAGGACTCCAGTTCACGGACGCCCAACTCCAACATGGAGGCCTGGGAGCACTACAACACATACTCAACAGTGGCGGTACTTCTTCATTCATCCTTCACTTCATCCACAAGTGAAATGCAACAGCTcagttgtctgtgtgtttgataCAGGACTCACCGATTGCCTATCCCAGTCATGATCGCTCCAAATATCCGCATGATCCACTGCAGAGAGGCGCCACACACCCCCTTTTCCCAAAACCTGTTTACTCATACAGGTATTTATTCGTGATTTATTTCTAACCTCCAGTCCACATTCTCCTTATTAACCACCAAATATCGAATACTTCTGGTCGACGTATTCACtgctagtgttttttttttatctatataTTTCTGTCACGATCACAGTATTCTGATCTTCATGGCTCTGAAAAACAGTAAAACGGGAAGCCTGCCTGTCAGCGAGATCTACAGCTTCATGACGGAGCACTTTCCCTATTTTAAGGTACAGTAGTTCCAGTTTCATTCTTCAGCCTTGATCCGTTTGTTTTCTGACCCTTTTGTGCCATTATACACATTGTTAGTTGGACAAACTTCTcttgacatttgttttttcattgagGATAAGCAATTAGAGAAAATATGCATCTTTTATACACATCAcagaaaaagatattttttaataatatatataataatacagGATTGAGTTGTAATAACAATGTAACAATTTGTCTAGCATTTCAATAtcattagaatatatatataaaatacaggATTGAGTTGTAATAACAATGTAACAATTTGTCTAGCATTTCAATATCATTagaatattttatatatgtataaaatattctaatatatatatatacatatatatataaaatattctaATGATATTGAAATGCTAGACAAATTGTTACATTGTTATTACAACTCAATCctgtattattatatatattattgaaaaAGATCTTTTTCTGTGATGTGTATAAAAGATGCATATTTTCTCTAATATGcatctattatatatatatatatatatatatatatatatatatatatatatatatatatatatatatatatatatatatatatatattcaattttATTGAATCATGTTGGACAGATATTAGAAGGACATAAATGTTCTAATAAGAACATTTATGTCCTTAATAATGTTATgacttcatttatttcttaattAATTTATTGTCATTTGGTCCTtgctcagattttattttttttatattatctttttttttttttttttgttagatttGTTGTAACATTGACATTAAAGAGGCCCTTTAAGTTAGCACCAGTGTTGACAACATTACAATATAATAAGCATATCTTCAGAACGCGAGGCCTTTTGAGGCAGGTAGAGTCCTCCctcatatttaatatttcaatacTTCTCATGTACCTGATCAGAATTGATCTTCTCTGCCCTTTACCACAGTCTTAAAACACCAGGTCCCTCTGGATATAGCCTTAGTTTGCCCTTCCTTAGGTCTGTTCTGGCTCATGTGCCGTGTGATAGGAGCACACTGAGAGAGAGCTCGCACCTCAGATTGAACCTTTGAGTGTCACAAGTGCGGCACATTCCACCTACAAATCAAATATGTTGAGACTCACCTCACACACTCGCTGCCCTTCCTTGTGAAGAAGGCACCTCAGATGGCCTCTCTCCTAACAGCTGCCTGTGAGCACTGAGCAACGGCTGCAGGGCCCCATAGGACGCAGGAGAGGTGCAGGTATAAAAACGCAGCCGTATCTTCGATTGAAAAGGTTTTCTGGATAGTGGCCTGCCGTGACACGCAGGTATCAATCTGTGTCGATGCTAAAGATAAAGGCTTTAATGTTGCCCCCAGGCCGAGCTGCCAGTTAGTATATCTGTGTCATCCAGACAGGAAGACTGTCAGAGTCAGAGGTTTGGCAACATGCTTCACAATATGTATATGAAAATTTAGCATCTAACCGTGAGTTTACAATGACAATAACTCTGGAGGTATTGTAGCACATACAGTTATTATGTAATGTGCGATGTGTTTCATTAAAAGATACgatatgcaataaaagaagtGTCTGATGTTTTAGAAAAGAATGTATATTACAAATATCTTGGATAATTTGAAAATAATTCATATTCAAATCCAAACTATGAATCATTGTATCATCAACTATTacacatgaataataaataagcCTTAATTTTTTAGATGTCATAAACGTAGAAAAGATGAAGTACAATTAcacataatataataattaggtcttcaaataataataataattattatgtCTGCAATCTTAGAAAACTAGAAATTtactaatataataacaatgttGTGTAATAACAATGTGTAATAACATGTTGATGATTATTATATTTGCCTGAGTTGTAATAAACATTACATATGCTATGTAGTTTCAGAAAATTGACAAACTAATAATAGATGAATCAAAActagacaaaaatatatatatgttccaTGGTTTGAACTTGAATTTGGTTTGTCTCCGCACTGAGGAGAAAGTAGCTCCATCTAGTGTTCAGACTAAGAAGTACAACAAGGCCCGGCGACCTTCTCGATTCCTTTGGGCTGAGAGGAACTCAGTTTCACGTTTTGAAATTGTAAATCTATTTGTTGCATTGATCAGACGGCTCCTGACGGCTGGAAGAACTCTGTGAGGCACAATCTCTCCTTGAACAAATGCTTCGAGAAGGTGGAGAACAAAAACGGGAACGCCTCTCGTAAAGGCTGCCTGTGGTCCCTCAACCCTGCCAAGGTGGAGAAGATGCAGGAGGAGCTGCACAAGTGGCACCGCAAAGACCCGGTGACGGTGCGGA carries:
- the foxn1 gene encoding forkhead box protein N1 isoform X2, encoding MEQSQDGDDGSYALHESNTFISRAASMDRRRSVDGDSQRFHPYPRQLSEEGAGSLTCLPEVYRQDSSSRTPNSNMEAWEHYNTYSTVADSPIAYPSHDRSKYPHDPLQRGATHPLFPKPVYSYSILIFMALKNSKTGSLPVSEIYSFMTEHFPYFKTAPDGWKNSVRHNLSLNKCFEKVENKNGNASRKGCLWSLNPAKVEKMQEELHKWHRKDPVTVRRSMARPEELDHLFGERRSKIRPLPPYAGRDLLSRLSTSYSRTSVSVHSPPPPPPQMSWFPPAKTSSHPGLFTPCSLCPVPAASGGLSAAVEGMMPPPYSEAQRLLPDWLSERDAMYDVDTLNPSLVDLQLQGSLWEELREDSLVSEPPEHVPTTVAQSSGPSTAQFTGGGPIDEPYWTAADSLTGYMSCCTTSITLL